From the genome of Scytonema hofmannii PCC 7110, one region includes:
- a CDS encoding type II toxin-antitoxin system HicA family toxin: protein MSQLPSVTGRQVIADLGKVGFEVARIRGSHHILIHSDQRRTVVPMHSGETIGRGLLTQILRDCQITRNEFRSLL, encoded by the coding sequence ATGAGCCAATTGCCAAGTGTGACGGGACGCCAAGTGATAGCAGATCTTGGCAAGGTGGGTTTTGAAGTGGCAAGGATACGTGGAAGTCACCATATTCTCATACATAGCGATCAGCGTCGAACCGTGGTTCCCATGCATTCTGGTGAAACAATTGGTCGTGGTTTACTTACACAAATACTGCGCGATTGTCAAATAACTCGTAATGAGTTCAGGTCGCTGTTATGA
- a CDS encoding BrnT family toxin has translation MNILYQLQGVEFEWDSNKAQSNLDKHGITFEEAAEVFFDPFYQVGDATPKMLSNSEKREFILGYSLEQRLLLVVYLERGKRNRIISARPATPNERKLYEQA, from the coding sequence ATGAATATTCTCTATCAACTGCAAGGCGTTGAATTTGAGTGGGATAGTAACAAAGCCCAGAGTAATCTTGACAAACATGGCATTACCTTTGAAGAAGCAGCGGAGGTTTTCTTCGATCCCTTCTACCAAGTTGGTGATGCTACTCCGAAGATGCTCTCCAATAGTGAGAAACGGGAGTTTATTCTTGGTTACTCTTTAGAGCAACGTCTGTTGTTAGTTGTTTATCTTGAAAGAGGTAAGCGCAACCGCATAATTTCTGCTCGTCCTGCTACTCCAAATGAAAGGAAACTTTATGAACAAGCTTGA